A stretch of Clostridium formicaceticum DNA encodes these proteins:
- the typA gene encoding translational GTPase TypA — translation MQRQDIRNVAIIAHVDHGKTTLVDQMLKQSGTFRSNEVVEERVMDSNSLERERGITILSKNTAVSYNSVKINIIDTPGHADFGGEVERIMKMVDGVLLLVDAFEGPMPQTRFVLQKALKEGLTPIVVVNKIDRPEARAEEVIDEVLDLFIDLGANDDQLDFPVIYASARDGYAHVSLDEKGVNLAPLFEAILEYIPCPEGDAEEGLQLLISSIDYDKYIGRIGIGKIVRGKIAKGQTAVLAATDGNLVNVKISNLYDFQGLKRVELETATVGELVAVSGIADINIGDTICSVDEVEPLPFMKIDDPTISMNFMVSDSPFAGREGNFVTSRHLKDRLEREMLSNVAMRMEEISAESFKVLGRGELHLSILIETMRREGYEFAVSKPQVIIKKTEEGLMEPMEILYVETPEESASAVIEKIGQRKGEMLNMVPTGTGMMKLEFRVPARGLIGYRSEFLTDTKGYGTFHHLFDGYDHHRGDIRVRTRGSLIAFESGTAVSYGIYHAQERGKIFIHPGTEVYEGMIVGESSRLEDIAVNVCKRKQLTNIRSSGADDALKLVPPVIFSLEQALEFIADDELVEVTPKSIRLRKRILDKLIRERTQRRNQNQ, via the coding sequence ATGCAAAGACAAGATATTAGAAATGTTGCAATAATCGCCCACGTTGACCATGGAAAAACAACTTTGGTAGATCAAATGTTAAAACAAAGTGGTACTTTTCGGTCAAATGAAGTCGTAGAGGAAAGAGTGATGGATTCCAACTCTTTAGAAAGAGAAAGAGGCATCACTATTCTATCTAAAAACACTGCAGTTTCTTATAATTCAGTAAAAATTAACATCATTGATACCCCTGGACATGCAGATTTTGGTGGAGAAGTAGAACGAATCATGAAAATGGTAGATGGTGTATTATTATTGGTGGATGCCTTTGAAGGACCCATGCCACAAACTCGTTTTGTTCTTCAAAAAGCTTTAAAAGAAGGTTTGACGCCCATCGTTGTTGTTAATAAAATTGATCGTCCTGAGGCTAGAGCTGAAGAAGTTATTGACGAAGTTTTAGATTTATTTATTGATTTAGGGGCTAATGATGATCAACTAGACTTTCCTGTTATTTATGCTTCTGCTAGAGACGGCTATGCCCATGTATCTTTAGATGAAAAAGGGGTTAATTTAGCGCCTTTATTTGAAGCCATACTAGAATATATTCCCTGTCCCGAAGGTGATGCTGAGGAGGGTCTTCAGCTGCTGATTTCTTCTATTGACTATGATAAATATATAGGCAGGATCGGTATTGGAAAAATTGTCCGTGGTAAAATTGCCAAAGGTCAAACTGCTGTTCTTGCAGCCACAGATGGAAACCTTGTGAATGTTAAGATCAGCAATCTCTATGACTTCCAGGGGTTGAAACGTGTAGAGCTTGAAACTGCAACTGTAGGGGAACTTGTAGCGGTATCAGGAATAGCTGATATCAATATTGGTGATACGATTTGTTCTGTAGATGAAGTAGAGCCTCTACCCTTTATGAAAATCGACGATCCTACCATTTCTATGAATTTTATGGTGAGTGATAGCCCCTTTGCTGGCCGTGAAGGAAACTTTGTAACCAGTAGACATCTTAAAGACCGTCTTGAAAGAGAGATGCTATCGAATGTAGCTATGCGTATGGAGGAAATATCAGCAGAATCTTTTAAAGTATTGGGAAGAGGAGAGCTACATCTTTCCATTCTTATTGAAACCATGCGTCGAGAAGGTTATGAGTTTGCTGTTTCTAAGCCTCAGGTTATCATCAAAAAAACTGAAGAAGGCCTTATGGAACCCATGGAAATACTTTATGTAGAAACACCTGAAGAAAGTGCCAGCGCAGTAATTGAAAAAATTGGGCAGAGAAAAGGAGAAATGTTAAATATGGTTCCAACAGGAACAGGCATGATGAAGCTAGAGTTTAGAGTTCCTGCCCGTGGCTTGATTGGTTATCGTTCAGAGTTTTTAACAGATACGAAGGGTTATGGTACTTTTCATCATTTATTTGATGGTTATGATCATCATAGGGGAGATATCCGAGTACGAACCAGAGGTTCTCTTATTGCTTTTGAAAGCGGTACTGCGGTTTCTTATGGCATTTATCATGCTCAAGAAAGAGGAAAAATCTTCATTCATCCTGGTACAGAGGTTTATGAAGGTATGATTGTAGGAGAAAGCTCCCGTTTAGAGGATATTGCAGTAAATGTTTGTAAAAGAAAGCAGTTAACTAATATTCGATCTTCTGGCGCTGATGATGCTCTTAAACTTGTGCCTCCAGTAATTTTTTCTCTTGAACAGGCATTGGAGTTTATTGCAGATGATGAGTTAGTAGAAGTAACACCAAAAAGCATACGTCTACGCAAGAGAATTTTAGATAAGTTAATCCGTGAAAGAACACAACGTAGAAATCAAAACCAATAG
- the nuoE gene encoding NADH-quinone oxidoreductase subunit NuoE, with protein MGCCGGSQPIETSFENTQFDFQDLQSIVKKYKGVEGSLISILQEVQEVYNYLPVEALNYIAQETGIKPTKIHGVATFYTQFRLKPIGKYLIMLCQGTACHVNGSKLIEQAICEELNIKEGETTEDNLFTLNNVACLGCCSLSPVMMINGETYGKLTPEMTKNILRDIKNNAEKGA; from the coding sequence ATGGGATGTTGTGGAGGTAGTCAACCTATTGAAACAAGCTTTGAAAATACCCAATTTGACTTTCAAGATCTTCAGTCAATCGTTAAAAAATATAAAGGGGTGGAGGGTAGTTTAATTAGTATACTTCAGGAAGTACAGGAGGTGTACAACTACCTACCAGTGGAGGCGTTAAACTATATTGCCCAGGAAACTGGTATTAAACCTACTAAAATTCATGGCGTAGCTACATTCTATACCCAGTTTCGATTAAAACCGATAGGGAAATACCTGATTATGCTGTGTCAGGGTACTGCCTGTCATGTAAATGGCTCAAAATTAATAGAGCAGGCTATTTGTGAAGAATTAAACATTAAAGAAGGAGAAACAACTGAGGATAATCTATTTACATTAAACAATGTGGCATGTCTTGGCTGTTGTAGTTTATCTCCTGTAATGATGATTAATGGAGAAACTTATGGGAAGCTTACACCTGAAATGACAAAAAACATTTTGAGAGACATCAAGAATAACGCAGAGAAAGGAGCTTAG
- a CDS encoding NADH-quinone oxidoreductase subunit NuoF, which yields MKIIVGQGSCGIAAGANKVYAAIEGELKKRNLEVQLTLTGCIGMCYLEPIIDVIDDGGKKTTYVMVTPEMVEEIIEAATTNSTVEKYSISENDQRILEKQHRIALRNCGMMNPENIDEYIDRGGYKAAEVCITSKTPQEVIEEIKISGLRGRGGAGFPTWFKWNAAQQSPGNTKYIICNADEGDPGAFMDRSILEGDPHSVIEGMLIGGYAIGATEGVIYVRAEYPLAIVRLKKAIEQARERGYLGKNLFGEKRFQFDMRIKAGAGAFVCGEETALIASLEGERGMPRLKPPFPAQKGYWQKPSNINNVETLANVPWILANGGKAFAAMGTEQSKGTKVFALTGKINKGGLVEVPMGIPLKEVIFDIGGGIANDKTFKAVQMGGPSGGCIPHYLLDTPVDYDSIMKTGAIMGSGGMVVMDETTCMVDMARFFLDFTRKESCGKCIHCRIGTKRMLEILTRLCEGEGKDGDIELLEELGTKIKEGSLCGLGQTAPNPVLSTIQYFRDEYEKHIYDKKCPAKQCSNLLTFTILENCIGCGLCARNCPADAIVGERKEVHSILQEKCVKCGKCEEVCKFGAVEIQ from the coding sequence ATGAAAATTATTGTGGGACAAGGGAGCTGTGGTATTGCTGCTGGGGCAAACAAGGTTTATGCAGCAATAGAAGGCGAACTTAAAAAAAGAAATTTAGAAGTACAGCTAACACTAACCGGTTGTATAGGTATGTGTTATTTAGAGCCTATCATTGATGTAATCGATGATGGGGGAAAAAAGACCACCTATGTTATGGTAACACCAGAAATGGTAGAAGAAATTATTGAAGCTGCTACAACGAATAGTACAGTAGAAAAATATAGTATTTCAGAAAATGATCAGCGTATTTTGGAAAAACAGCACAGAATTGCTCTGAGAAACTGCGGGATGATGAATCCGGAAAACATAGATGAGTATATTGATAGAGGTGGTTATAAGGCTGCAGAGGTATGTATTACAAGTAAAACCCCTCAGGAGGTTATTGAAGAAATAAAGATTTCAGGGCTTAGAGGTAGAGGTGGTGCAGGATTCCCCACATGGTTTAAATGGAACGCTGCACAGCAATCACCAGGAAACACGAAGTACATTATTTGTAATGCAGATGAGGGAGATCCTGGTGCATTTATGGATAGAAGTATTCTTGAGGGAGATCCACATAGTGTCATCGAGGGGATGTTAATAGGTGGTTATGCAATAGGAGCTACTGAAGGGGTTATCTATGTAAGAGCTGAGTACCCACTTGCCATCGTACGTCTTAAAAAAGCGATAGAGCAGGCAAGAGAAAGAGGTTATTTAGGTAAAAATCTCTTTGGTGAAAAACGTTTTCAGTTTGATATGAGAATTAAAGCAGGGGCGGGTGCCTTTGTATGCGGTGAAGAAACAGCTTTAATTGCTTCCCTAGAAGGTGAAAGAGGAATGCCAAGATTAAAACCACCCTTCCCTGCGCAAAAAGGTTACTGGCAAAAACCGTCTAATATCAATAATGTAGAAACTTTGGCCAATGTACCTTGGATCTTAGCCAATGGAGGAAAAGCCTTTGCTGCTATGGGAACAGAACAAAGTAAAGGAACAAAGGTTTTTGCTTTAACAGGTAAAATCAATAAAGGTGGCTTAGTAGAGGTACCAATGGGTATTCCCTTAAAGGAAGTTATCTTTGATATAGGTGGAGGGATTGCTAACGATAAAACTTTTAAGGCAGTACAAATGGGAGGACCTTCCGGAGGATGTATTCCTCATTACCTTTTAGATACACCGGTAGATTATGATTCTATCATGAAAACAGGAGCAATCATGGGTTCTGGTGGTATGGTAGTTATGGATGAAACTACCTGTATGGTAGACATGGCACGATTCTTTTTAGACTTTACCCGTAAAGAATCCTGTGGAAAATGTATTCATTGTAGAATTGGAACAAAGAGGATGCTAGAAATACTAACCCGTCTTTGTGAAGGAGAAGGAAAAGACGGAGATATAGAACTTTTAGAGGAGTTAGGTACAAAGATTAAAGAGGGCTCCTTATGTGGATTAGGTCAGACGGCGCCAAATCCTGTTTTAAGTACGATTCAATACTTTAGAGATGAATATGAGAAACACATTTATGATAAAAAGTGTCCTGCGAAGCAATGTTCTAACCTACTGACTTTTACGATATTAGAAAATTGTATTGGATGTGGACTTTGTGCAAGAAACTGTCCTGCTGATGCAATTGTTGGAGAAAGAAAAGAAGTGCATAGTATTCTTCAAGAGAAGTGTGTTAAGTGCGGTAAGTGTGAAGAAGTCTGCAAATTTGGTGCAGTAGAAATACAGTAG
- a CDS encoding NAD(P)-binding protein codes for MTKLRLNINGKEVIGYKGQTVLEIAKANGIDIPTLCHDERVKAYGSCGLCVVEVAGVPKLLRSCATEASDGMVVQTNTPKIKGSRKMALELLLSDHVGDCRPPCVTACPAKTDCQGYVGLIANGQYKEAVKLIKEQLPLPASVGRVCPHPCEDACRRKLVDEPVSIMWLKRFVADIDLRDEEEFIPEIKPATGKRIAVVGGGPSGLTAAYYLAKEGHKVVIYEAMPELGGMLRYGIPQYRLPKEVLNKEIAIIEKMGVKMLTGIKIGTDVKLDHLRETFDAVYLSIGAWQSTKLNCPGEDLEGVIGGIEFLTKFAINEPIKTGNRIAVVGGGNTAMDACRTAMRLGAKEVYAIYRRTKVEMPAEDVEVEEAEEEGITFKFLVNPIEIIGENGKVSKIRLQKMQLGEPDAKGRRRPVPIEGEEEIIEVDSVIASIGQAVDIQGFEDVQLTNWGTIYADENSFLTNLPGVFAGGDGTNNGPSIAIEAIADGKKAAGVICRYLEGEIVPYKEPYYVTNEGLTEVDFEDRVKEHRPFMPHLSPEFRKTNFEEIVAGYTEEDAKRDANRCLECGCHDVFECKLIQYANQYEVAPDRVAGEVHHRQEEDDHPFILRNPDKCILCGLCARVCDEVIGVSAIGLMNRGFDTIVEPAFELPLKKTGCISCGQCVSVCPTGALQERLSIEKSVPVQTQTTHTICSHCSVGCNIDLNIKGDMLVRSLPNRENDVTDGLLCVKGRFGFDIAQKGKRLTKPLIRKEGELQEVSWEEAFIFTAKKAQALTLLHGSHSLALSVSDRYTNEEIYLISKFGKEVLKTDHLFSFNKVHGGIENVLGYDASTNAFDELLSTETILLIGSDIMKNHTIAGLKVKKAVENGAKLVVINPFESQADEWAQMKVNPSNTLGFLKEIIKALIEKGSVTKEQQVAGFEELKKDLEDIVVSEAAREIADVYGNAKQAMIVFEQNQITADAAKLLANMAVVSGHIGKARSGIIQLKPNSNSQGLSDMGIHKNAAEIVKGIEAKEIKGLLVFGEDVPHVDLKELDFLMVQDTHLTETAKKADVVLPGVSFVESKGTFTNSERRIQRLNQGIPSIAGYENWEIIIKLANTLSQNLEYSHPNEILQEISKNKAEYFGIHKALEKTSSLWPVNQSPILYTDGFNFEDKKAKLQVVGDGLLFEESVNTNNLTNAFIALLEEQEVL; via the coding sequence ATGACAAAATTAAGACTTAACATAAATGGAAAAGAAGTGATTGGATACAAAGGTCAAACAGTTTTAGAAATAGCTAAGGCAAATGGAATTGACATTCCTACCCTTTGTCATGATGAAAGAGTAAAGGCCTATGGTTCCTGTGGACTTTGTGTTGTTGAAGTAGCAGGTGTTCCAAAATTACTAAGATCTTGCGCTACTGAAGCTAGTGATGGTATGGTGGTTCAGACCAACACACCAAAAATAAAAGGTTCTAGAAAAATGGCGCTAGAGCTTCTATTATCTGACCATGTAGGGGATTGTCGTCCTCCTTGTGTGACAGCCTGTCCAGCTAAAACCGATTGTCAAGGTTATGTAGGTTTAATCGCCAATGGTCAATATAAGGAAGCAGTAAAATTAATCAAAGAACAATTACCATTACCAGCCAGTGTTGGTAGAGTATGCCCTCATCCTTGTGAGGACGCATGTAGAAGAAAATTGGTGGATGAACCTGTATCGATTATGTGGTTAAAGAGATTTGTAGCAGATATTGATCTTAGAGATGAAGAAGAGTTTATACCAGAAATCAAGCCAGCTACCGGGAAAAGAATTGCTGTAGTAGGAGGCGGTCCTAGTGGTCTTACTGCCGCTTATTATCTAGCTAAGGAAGGACACAAAGTTGTTATTTATGAGGCTATGCCAGAACTAGGGGGGATGTTGCGTTATGGAATCCCTCAATATCGCCTTCCAAAAGAAGTGCTAAACAAAGAAATTGCTATTATTGAAAAAATGGGCGTAAAAATGCTGACAGGTATAAAGATTGGTACTGATGTAAAATTAGACCATCTTAGAGAAACCTTTGATGCAGTATACCTTTCCATAGGCGCATGGCAAAGTACGAAGCTAAACTGTCCTGGAGAAGATTTAGAAGGTGTTATTGGAGGTATTGAATTTTTAACGAAGTTTGCCATCAATGAGCCTATTAAAACAGGAAATAGAATTGCCGTAGTAGGTGGAGGAAATACCGCTATGGATGCTTGTAGAACAGCTATGAGGTTAGGTGCTAAAGAGGTATATGCTATCTACCGTAGAACAAAAGTAGAAATGCCAGCAGAGGATGTAGAGGTAGAAGAAGCAGAAGAAGAAGGCATCACCTTCAAGTTTCTTGTGAATCCAATTGAAATTATTGGAGAAAACGGAAAGGTATCGAAAATAAGGCTTCAAAAGATGCAATTAGGAGAGCCCGATGCAAAGGGCAGAAGAAGACCTGTACCTATTGAAGGGGAAGAAGAAATCATTGAGGTAGATTCTGTTATTGCTTCCATAGGACAGGCAGTAGATATTCAAGGATTTGAAGATGTACAACTGACAAATTGGGGTACCATTTATGCTGATGAAAACAGCTTCCTTACAAACTTACCAGGAGTATTTGCTGGGGGAGATGGAACAAACAATGGACCATCCATAGCCATAGAAGCAATCGCTGACGGTAAAAAGGCTGCAGGCGTAATATGTAGATATTTAGAGGGTGAAATCGTACCTTATAAAGAGCCTTACTATGTAACTAATGAAGGATTAACAGAAGTTGATTTTGAAGATAGAGTGAAAGAGCATAGACCTTTTATGCCACATCTTTCTCCAGAGTTTAGAAAAACAAACTTTGAGGAGATTGTAGCGGGATATACGGAAGAAGATGCTAAGAGAGATGCAAACCGTTGTCTTGAGTGTGGATGTCATGATGTATTTGAATGTAAATTGATTCAATACGCAAACCAATATGAGGTAGCGCCAGACAGAGTAGCTGGTGAAGTACACCATCGACAAGAAGAGGATGACCATCCATTCATCCTAAGAAACCCTGATAAGTGTATTTTATGTGGACTTTGTGCTAGGGTTTGTGATGAAGTGATAGGGGTTTCTGCTATAGGCTTGATGAACAGAGGCTTTGATACCATTGTTGAACCAGCCTTTGAATTGCCTCTAAAGAAAACCGGCTGTATATCCTGTGGCCAGTGTGTCAGTGTATGCCCAACCGGGGCGTTACAGGAGAGATTAAGTATTGAGAAATCTGTGCCAGTTCAAACACAGACTACCCATACAATTTGTTCTCATTGTAGTGTGGGATGTAATATTGACCTTAACATCAAGGGAGATATGTTGGTTAGATCTTTACCAAATAGGGAAAATGATGTTACTGATGGCTTATTGTGTGTGAAGGGTAGATTTGGTTTTGACATTGCACAAAAAGGCAAGCGATTAACAAAGCCACTGATCAGAAAAGAAGGAGAGCTGCAAGAAGTATCTTGGGAAGAGGCCTTTATTTTCACTGCTAAAAAAGCACAGGCACTAACGCTATTACACGGTAGTCATTCTTTAGCACTTTCTGTTTCTGATCGATACACCAATGAAGAAATTTATTTAATTTCTAAGTTTGGAAAAGAAGTATTAAAAACAGATCATTTATTTAGTTTCAATAAAGTCCACGGTGGTATCGAAAATGTACTGGGTTATGATGCTTCTACCAATGCCTTTGATGAACTGCTTTCAACAGAAACCATTTTATTGATAGGTTCAGACATTATGAAAAACCACACAATTGCTGGACTTAAAGTGAAAAAGGCAGTTGAAAATGGAGCAAAGCTAGTTGTAATCAATCCTTTTGAATCTCAGGCAGATGAATGGGCACAGATGAAAGTAAATCCTTCCAACACCCTTGGATTCTTAAAGGAAATCATAAAAGCCTTAATTGAAAAGGGAAGTGTGACAAAAGAGCAACAAGTAGCAGGCTTTGAAGAATTAAAGAAGGATTTAGAAGACATCGTGGTTAGCGAAGCCGCAAGAGAAATAGCAGATGTATATGGAAATGCTAAACAAGCTATGATTGTATTTGAACAAAATCAAATCACGGCAGATGCAGCAAAACTTCTAGCAAATATGGCAGTTGTTTCAGGACACATTGGTAAAGCTAGAAGCGGAATCATTCAGCTTAAACCAAACAGTAATAGCCAAGGCCTTAGTGATATGGGTATTCATAAGAATGCTGCGGAGATTGTAAAAGGTATTGAAGCTAAAGAAATCAAAGGGCTACTGGTATTTGGAGAAGATGTACCTCATGTAGATCTGAAAGAACTGGACTTCTTAATGGTACAGGACACACATCTAACAGAAACCGCTAAAAAAGCGGATGTGGTATTACCAGGAGTAAGTTTTGTAGAATCAAAAGGAACCTTTACAAATTCTGAAAGAAGAATACAAAGATTAAATCAAGGGATTCCTTCCATTGCAGGGTATGAAAACTGGGAGATTATTATTAAATTAGCTAATACCTTAAGCCAAAACCTTGAATACAGTCATCCTAATGAAATTTTACAAGAAATTTCTAAAAATAAAGCAGAGTACTTTGGTATCCATAAAGCATTAGAAAAAACCAGTAGCTTGTGGCCCGTAAATCAAAGTCCTATTCTTTACACTGATGGATTTAACTTTGAAGATAAAAAGGCTAAATTGCAAGTTGTTGGAGATGGATTATTGTTTGAAGAAAGTGTCAATACAAATAATCTCACCAATGCATTTATCGCTTTACTGGAAGAACAAGAAGTTCTTTAA
- the trxA gene encoding thioredoxin TrxA has protein sequence MLAVDKDTFQTEVLEAQGYVLVDYWSESCEPCKALMPSVMELSEKYNNSIKFCKLDTTKARRLAIKEKVLGLPTIAVYKDGKKIDEVTKEDATIENIETMIKKYA, from the coding sequence ATGTTAGCAGTAGATAAAGATACTTTTCAAACAGAAGTGTTAGAGGCGCAAGGGTATGTTCTTGTAGATTATTGGAGTGAGAGCTGCGAACCTTGTAAAGCATTAATGCCGTCTGTGATGGAACTGTCTGAAAAATATAATAATAGTATAAAATTTTGCAAATTAGACACTACTAAAGCGAGAAGGTTAGCGATTAAAGAAAAAGTATTGGGCCTTCCTACAATAGCTGTTTATAAAGATGGTAAAAAAATAGATGAGGTTACAAAAGAAGATGCTACAATAGAAAACATTGAGACGATGATCAAAAAGTATGCATAA
- the grdA gene encoding glycine/sarcosine/betaine reductase complex selenoprotein A, with translation MGFYDGKKVIIVGDRDGIPGPAIEECLKGTGAEVVFSSTECFVUTAAGAMDLENQQRVKDLTEKHGAENMVVLLGAAEAEAAGLAAETVTAGDPTFAGPLAGVQLGLRVFHVVEPQFKDEVDAGVYDEQVGMMEMVLNVDEIIEEMSSIREQFCKFN, from the coding sequence ATGGGTTTTTATGATGGTAAAAAAGTTATCATTGTTGGCGACCGTGATGGTATTCCTGGTCCAGCCATCGAAGAGTGCCTAAAGGGTACAGGCGCAGAAGTAGTATTCTCATCTACTGAATGCTTTGTCTGAACCGCTGCAGGAGCAATGGACTTAGAAAATCAACAAAGAGTAAAGGATTTAACTGAAAAGCACGGTGCAGAAAATATGGTAGTGCTTTTAGGAGCTGCGGAAGCAGAAGCAGCAGGTCTTGCTGCTGAAACTGTAACAGCAGGTGATCCAACCTTTGCGGGTCCATTGGCAGGAGTCCAGTTAGGGCTTAGAGTATTTCATGTAGTTGAGCCACAATTCAAAGACGAAGTAGATGCTGGTGTCTATGATGAGCAAGTTGGTATGATGGAAATGGTATTAAATGTTGATGAAATCATAGAAGAAATGTCGTCTATTAGAGAACAATTTTGTAAATTTAACTAA